A stretch of Arcobacter sp. LA11 DNA encodes these proteins:
- the fliE gene encoding flagellar hook-basal body complex protein FliE: protein MNISSITDSLGSIAKNNVNPVNKADDKTFDNMLKDAISEVNDSQVQGYKAMEGIATGNVKNLQEAVQKIEEAELSLKLALEVKNKALNAYKEVMRMQA from the coding sequence ATGAATATTTCATCAATTACTGATTCTCTTGGCTCTATTGCTAAAAACAATGTTAATCCAGTAAATAAAGCAGATGATAAAACTTTTGATAATATGTTAAAAGATGCAATATCAGAAGTTAATGATTCTCAAGTACAAGGGTATAAAGCTATGGAAGGTATTGCAACTGGCAATGTTAAAAACTTACAAGAAGCAGTACAGAAAATAGAAGAGGCAGAACTTTCTTTGAAACTTGCATTAGAAGTGAAAAATAAAGCTCTTAATGCATATAAAGAAGTTATGCGAATGCAAGCATAG
- the flgC gene encoding flagellar basal body rod protein FlgC translates to MGFFDGYNIATSGMSAQRTRINVVSANIANAKTTHTQDGTPYKKQNVVFEEILLQESKKTSTNETELNKNSDISLRGVGVKSIVEDDAKPVMRFEPSHPDANEDGYVAYPDINPVVEMVDLIEAMRSYEANVATFNTHKNIDTKTLDILKA, encoded by the coding sequence ATGGGCTTTTTTGATGGTTATAATATAGCAACTTCTGGAATGAGCGCTCAAAGAACGCGAATAAATGTAGTAAGTGCAAATATTGCAAATGCAAAAACGACACATACCCAAGACGGTACTCCATATAAAAAACAGAATGTTGTTTTTGAAGAAATACTTTTACAAGAATCAAAAAAAACTTCTACTAATGAAACAGAACTAAATAAAAACTCTGATATTTCTTTAAGGGGAGTGGGAGTAAAATCTATAGTAGAAGATGATGCAAAACCAGTTATGAGATTTGAGCCATCACATCCCGATGCAAATGAAGATGGTTATGTTGCGTACCCAGATATTAATCCAGTAGTTGAAATGGTGGATTTGATTGAAGCTATGCGTTCTTATGAAGCTAATGTTGCTACTTTCAATACTCATAAAAATATTGATACGAAGACATTAGATATTTTAAAAGCATAA
- a CDS encoding flagellar hook-length control protein FliK, with protein sequence MTKEVDFLSLGKAAEVKIDSKTNTKLEKKEGLSLFDSLMVNNQKKETSKEKVETKAKTDKNPEKELTGISKESNEKKLSDVDTKVEKKESINLEANSKKSDKSEIKEEKKDITSNDKKTSLENETKSDKTSSSTSLLDRMIIEAKKNIKTLDNEKGNLHSKKEAEVKEANVVDNKKESNEKSTKNESLLDKMINQSKEIISENSSKNDLKDNDSKNKKNTEKETVSNPQISKIEKNIKEESSVKILGKEDKNEISKEEISIKIDSTVESKDDSKKIKKDMPDSKNIESKTENKIEKTILETKTDVQDIKIEKNVNTDEKILKKEDNTKTEIKNNESGLDKDTIKSSIETTAVEKKEIVNIDTKDVKDTKKVEIKEPVDVKDTKKVDITSKEDIKIEKPIINANQEKIATKNSIDTPTKNLSNLDSEAIVKDEQRVNIDKKDLLKENLKENNSSNNKVLMDKLVDNAKNSMLSSKETVSNQPLQEQTSNLKSNDVVTNIFLSNQKNSIYNQMLSSKKEGTQIVKEGKSLDDVKKGAEILDLGLKKTSVEIESVNKNIKIDDKFDNDALLDKLAFRKMTNRIDSTNVSANIVSSTTSQSAETMEHVSNLNVNPSLALSIQNRIIGAQQHMSSMMSDVARNMYQNYKPPVTAFRINLFPSQLGHIAILMKNDKDNGISISMNMSNSNTLDSFVENQNVLREALNRNFNNNQTTFELDFNLQDQSSNSNQSNHNSENKENKENHSSNEILESITQNQDIGEDLNYL encoded by the coding sequence ATGACTAAAGAAGTAGATTTTTTATCACTTGGCAAAGCTGCTGAAGTAAAAATTGACTCTAAAACAAATACAAAACTTGAAAAAAAAGAAGGACTTTCTTTATTTGATAGTTTAATGGTCAATAATCAAAAAAAAGAAACTTCAAAAGAAAAAGTAGAAACAAAAGCTAAAACAGATAAAAATCCTGAAAAAGAACTAACTGGAATATCAAAAGAGAGTAATGAGAAAAAACTTTCTGATGTTGATACAAAAGTTGAAAAAAAAGAATCAATTAATTTAGAAGCTAATTCAAAAAAAAGTGATAAATCTGAAATAAAAGAAGAAAAAAAGGATATAACTTCGAATGATAAAAAAACTTCACTCGAAAATGAAACTAAATCTGATAAAACTTCATCTAGTACCTCACTATTAGATCGTATGATTATTGAAGCTAAAAAAAATATAAAAACATTAGATAATGAAAAAGGTAATTTACATTCTAAAAAAGAAGCTGAAGTTAAAGAAGCTAATGTTGTAGATAATAAAAAAGAATCAAATGAAAAATCTACGAAGAATGAATCTTTATTAGATAAAATGATTAATCAGTCAAAAGAAATTATCTCTGAGAATAGCTCAAAGAATGATTTAAAAGATAATGATAGTAAAAATAAGAAAAATACTGAAAAAGAAACTGTTTCAAATCCTCAAATATCAAAAATAGAAAAAAATATTAAAGAAGAATCTTCTGTTAAAATCTTAGGAAAAGAAGATAAAAATGAAATTTCAAAAGAAGAAATATCTATAAAAATTGATTCTACAGTTGAATCAAAAGATGATAGTAAAAAAATCAAAAAAGATATGCCTGATTCAAAAAATATAGAATCTAAAACTGAGAATAAAATTGAAAAAACTATTTTGGAAACTAAAACAGATGTACAAGATATTAAGATTGAAAAAAATGTAAATACTGATGAAAAAATATTAAAAAAAGAAGATAATACAAAAACAGAAATAAAAAATAACGAAAGTGGTTTAGATAAAGATACTATAAAATCTTCTATAGAGACAACAGCTGTAGAAAAAAAAGAGATAGTAAATATTGATACAAAAGATGTAAAAGATACAAAAAAAGTTGAAATTAAAGAACCTGTAGATGTGAAGGATACAAAAAAAGTTGATATAACTTCAAAAGAAGATATAAAAATAGAAAAACCAATAATTAATGCTAATCAAGAAAAAATTGCAACTAAAAATTCTATTGATACTCCAACAAAAAATTTATCGAATTTAGATTCTGAAGCTATTGTTAAAGATGAACAAAGGGTAAATATAGATAAAAAAGATTTATTAAAAGAAAACCTTAAAGAAAACAATAGCTCAAATAATAAAGTATTAATGGATAAATTGGTTGATAATGCAAAAAATAGTATGCTTTCTTCTAAAGAGACTGTTTCTAATCAACCTTTACAAGAACAAACAAGTAATTTAAAAAGCAATGATGTAGTAACAAATATTTTTTTAAGTAATCAAAAAAATTCTATTTATAATCAAATGCTTTCTTCTAAGAAAGAAGGTACTCAAATTGTTAAAGAAGGTAAGAGTCTTGATGATGTAAAAAAAGGTGCAGAAATTCTGGATCTTGGACTTAAGAAAACTTCTGTTGAGATTGAGTCTGTAAATAAAAATATAAAAATAGATGATAAGTTTGATAATGATGCATTATTAGATAAATTAGCTTTTAGAAAGATGACTAATAGAATAGATAGTACAAATGTAAGTGCTAATATTGTTTCTTCAACTACATCTCAATCTGCTGAAACAATGGAACATGTATCAAATTTAAATGTTAATCCATCTTTAGCATTATCTATACAAAATAGAATTATAGGTGCTCAGCAACATATGTCTTCTATGATGTCCGATGTTGCAAGAAATATGTATCAAAACTATAAGCCTCCTGTAACAGCATTTAGAATCAATTTATTTCCTTCACAGCTAGGACATATTGCAATTTTAATGAAAAATGATAAAGATAATGGAATTAGTATTAGTATGAATATGTCAAACTCTAATACTTTAGATAGTTTTGTAGAAAATCAAAATGTTTTAAGAGAAGCATTAAATAGAAACTTTAATAACAATCAAACTACTTTTGAATTGGATTT